DNA sequence from the bacterium genome:
AAGGAAAATAACCCAGGTTGATATTAACAGGCCTGGACTTGCCCTTATAAAATACTTTAAGCACTTTGGCTATCAGAGGATTCAAGTCCTAGGAAAGGGAGAAATTTCATACCTTCACGATATTTCAAAAAAGGAAAGGGATGGGATTTTAAAGGAGATATTTCAATACGAAATCCCCTGTTTTATTGTTGATTGGGGACAACCTGTCCCAGATGAACTTATTGGGCTTTCAAATCTACATAACATCCCTATTCTCTCAACACCGGTTCCTACCGGAAAGCTTACTGCAAGTTTAATAATTTATCTTGAGGAAAAATTTACCGAGCAGACCCTTGAATATGGAACCCTGGTTGATATCTCTGGGGTTGGTGTTTTATTAAAAGGAAAGCACTCGGTGGGAAAATCTGAGTGCGCCCTTGAGCTTATTGAAAGGGGACACAGGCTTATTGCAGACGATTCTGTTCTTATTAAGAAGATTGGAAATAGCCTAATCGGAGAAGCACCACCAGCCACTGCAAACTGTATAGAGATAAGGGGGCTTGGAATTATCAATATCCAGGAGCTTTTTGGATTCTCTGCGATATGTGAAAAAAAGGAGATAGAGCTTGTTTTGCATCTTGAGCTCTGGGATAAAGAAAAAGAATATGAGAGGGTTGGATTAGAAAAAGAACAAGAAAAAGAGAAAAAAAGAATAAGAATTTTAGATGTTTCTATTCCAAAAATGGTTATTCCGGTCGGACCAGGAAGGAATATGGCTGTTATTGCAGAGGCTGCCGCCCTAAACCACAGGCTTAAAAAGATGGGGAAAAAGCCTTTGAATAACTTTATGAAAAATGCTTGATGAATTAAGAAAGAGGATAGACAAGATAGATGACAAGGTTTTAAAGCTCCTTGAGGAGAGGATTTCTATTGCTTTAGAGATAGGAAAAATAAAAAAGGAGGAAAAGCTTTCCCTTCTGCATACAGATAGGGAAAAAGGGGTTTTAGAAAGGCTTATAAAGAATAGAAAGCTCCTTCCAAAAGAAGCAATATCCGCGATATATAGGGAGATATTCTCTGTTTCTTTAAAGCTTCAAGGAGAGCCAGTAATAGCATATCTAGGTCCCTCTGGAACATTTACTCATCAAGCAGCAGAGCAAAGGTTCGGAGCATCAAACAAATATATTGCCTTTAATGAAATATGTGATGTATTTATGGAGGTTGTTAAAAAAAGGGCAGATTATGGCGTTGTCCCAATTGAAAACTCAACAGAGGGCATTGTATCTAACACCCTTGATATGTTCATTGATACAGATGTGGTAATCTGTGATGAGATATACCTTAAAATCTCCCATTGCCTACTTTCAAGGGAAGATGACATTTCAAAGATCAAAAGGGTATATAGCCATCCCTCTGTGTTTGCCCAATGCAGAAAATTCCTTTCCGAAAACATGCCTGGTGTAGAGCTTATTGATATGCCATCCACCGCAGCTGCTGCAAAAAGGGTAGTAGATGAAGCATGCTCTGCAGCCATTGGAAACAAATGGGCAGGAGAAATCTATTCTCTCAATATTCTTAAAAGACAAGTAGAAGATTTTGTCTCAAATACAACAAGGTTTGTGGTTATTGGAAGGGAATATGGTAATGCAACAGGATGTGATAAAACATCAATTTTATTCTCTGTAAAGGATAGGCCAGGAGCATTGCACGATATGCTTATGCCATTTGCCGAGCAAGGGATAAACCTTACAAAGATAGAATCCCGGCCATCAAAAATTAGAGCGTGGGAATATATGTTTTTTATTGATTTTGAAGGCCATATTCAGGATGAAAAGGTAAAAATGGCAATCTCAAAGCTTAATAAACTTTGCAATTATTTAAAGATCTTGGGTTCGTATCCCAAAGGAGAAATGGTATGAAAACAATAAGAAGGATTTTTATTTTAATAGACAACATTGTTCATATCAGCGTTGCATTTCTTCTTGTCTTTGCTGCCTTTGCCTTTCTATATCAGGCTTTTACAAAGGCTTTTTTTCCTGATACTCAGTCCATCGTTGAAATGATAGGAGATACATTGTTTATCCTTCTTATTATGGAAATCCTCTGGGATGTTTTAAGGTATTTTAAAAAGCTTCCCTTTACCTTAAGGCCATTTATCTTTGTTGGGATAATCTCAAGCATCAGGGGAATGGTTCTGGTTGAGGCAAAGATGTCTATAGGGTTTGAGAAAATTTCCCTATTTCACCAATTAGCAAAGATTGGTGTATTTGCTCTTGTTATATTTATCTTATGTTTATGTCTCTATCTTTTGGGAAAAATCCCTTCCTCTAGCCTAGAAGAATAAATGTATCTTTCTTTAGCAAGAAAATATAGACCAAAGAGCTTTGAGAGCGTTATAGGACAAAGCCATATTGTCATAACCCTAAAGAATGCGATTTCCCAAAATAGGATAAATTCATCCTATCTTTTCTTTGGACCAAGGGGGACGGGAAAGACATCCATTGCAAGGATTCTGGCAAAATCTCTAAATTGCAAAGAAGGACCAAGTCCAATTTGTTGTTGCAAATGCTCATCCTGCCTTGAGATTGACGAAAGCTCCTCTTTAGATGTTATTGAGATTGATGGTGCTTCAAACAGGGGGATTGACCAGATAAGGGAATTAAGGGAAAGTGTAGGCTATAGGCCGATTGCCGGAAGGTTCAAGGTCTACATTATTGATGAGGTTCATATGCTAACCCCAGAGGCATTCAATGCCCTATTAAAAACCCTTGAGGAGCCACCCCCTCATGTAATCTTTATCTTTGCAACCACAGATGTCCAAAAGGTTCCCAAGACAATATCCTCAAGGACACAGATGTTTGAATTTAGAAAGATAGAAAAATCTGTGATAGAGAACGCCCTCTCTTCTATAGTAGAAAAAGAGGGTTTTAAACTAGATAGAGAGGCAATTTCTCTTATCTCCTCTATTTCTGAGGGAAGCTTAAGGGATGCAGAGTCTATCCTTGACCAGGTTGTTTTATACAAAAGCGATGCGAGCTCTGATGATGTAAGGAGCCTTCTGGGAATCTGCAAAGAGGCATCCATTGTTTCATTGATTGAGATGATAAAAAATAAAGATGCAAATGCCCTTTCCTTTGTAAAAGAGATGATGGATGAGGGGTTTTCTCCTGATATGATAATAAGGGGTATTTTAGATTCTCTCAAGGGTTTTATTGTTAAGGCCGCTTCTTCTAATGGTGATATAGAATGGCTAATAAAGGCAGGGGATACCTTTTGTGAGACAGAAGAAAGGATAAGGAGCCTACCAGATGACGCAGAGTTTCTTCTTGAGTTGGCTATAGTAAAGCTTATTCAGGAGTCAGAGGGTCAGAGGGTCAGAGGGTCAGAGGGTCAAAATGATGATGTATTGGGGAGGTGGAATGAGGTTTTGGAGATGGTTTCTAAGAAAAATCCCCTTCTTAAAAACCCCTTACAAGAAATAGAATCTATTGAAGCAGAGGAAAACAGGCTTATTTTAAAATTTAAAGAAACGGCAAATACACATAGGAAAATTATAGGAAAGGTAGAGAATAAAAGAATTATTGAGGATGTTTTAGCTGAGCTTTTTAAGAGAA
Encoded proteins:
- the hprK gene encoding HPr(Ser) kinase/phosphatase, whose amino-acid sequence is MAEITVKELINDLKDDLRFEIISGKDGLSRKITQVDINRPGLALIKYFKHFGYQRIQVLGKGEISYLHDISKKERDGILKEIFQYEIPCFIVDWGQPVPDELIGLSNLHNIPILSTPVPTGKLTASLIIYLEEKFTEQTLEYGTLVDISGVGVLLKGKHSVGKSECALELIERGHRLIADDSVLIKKIGNSLIGEAPPATANCIEIRGLGIINIQELFGFSAICEKKEIELVLHLELWDKEKEYERVGLEKEQEKEKKRIRILDVSIPKMVIPVGPGRNMAVIAEAAALNHRLKKMGKKPLNNFMKNA
- the pheA gene encoding prephenate dehydratase — translated: MLDELRKRIDKIDDKVLKLLEERISIALEIGKIKKEEKLSLLHTDREKGVLERLIKNRKLLPKEAISAIYREIFSVSLKLQGEPVIAYLGPSGTFTHQAAEQRFGASNKYIAFNEICDVFMEVVKKRADYGVVPIENSTEGIVSNTLDMFIDTDVVICDEIYLKISHCLLSREDDISKIKRVYSHPSVFAQCRKFLSENMPGVELIDMPSTAAAAKRVVDEACSAAIGNKWAGEIYSLNILKRQVEDFVSNTTRFVVIGREYGNATGCDKTSILFSVKDRPGALHDMLMPFAEQGINLTKIESRPSKIRAWEYMFFIDFEGHIQDEKVKMAISKLNKLCNYLKILGSYPKGEMV
- a CDS encoding phosphate-starvation-inducible PsiE family protein; the encoded protein is MKTIRRIFILIDNIVHISVAFLLVFAAFAFLYQAFTKAFFPDTQSIVEMIGDTLFILLIMEILWDVLRYFKKLPFTLRPFIFVGIISSIRGMVLVEAKMSIGFEKISLFHQLAKIGVFALVIFILCLCLYLLGKIPSSSLEE
- the dnaX gene encoding DNA polymerase III subunit gamma/tau, which translates into the protein MYLSLARKYRPKSFESVIGQSHIVITLKNAISQNRINSSYLFFGPRGTGKTSIARILAKSLNCKEGPSPICCCKCSSCLEIDESSSLDVIEIDGASNRGIDQIRELRESVGYRPIAGRFKVYIIDEVHMLTPEAFNALLKTLEEPPPHVIFIFATTDVQKVPKTISSRTQMFEFRKIEKSVIENALSSIVEKEGFKLDREAISLISSISEGSLRDAESILDQVVLYKSDASSDDVRSLLGICKEASIVSLIEMIKNKDANALSFVKEMMDEGFSPDMIIRGILDSLKGFIVKAASSNGDIEWLIKAGDTFCETEERIRSLPDDAEFLLELAIVKLIQESEGQRVRGSEGQNDDVLGRWNEVLEMVSKKNPLLKNPLQEIESIEAEENRLILKFKETANTHRKIIGKVENKRIIEDVLAELFKRKIEVVIPERDIIEKAFEIFDAIEVR